The Polaribacter sp. Q13 sequence AAATATCGTGATCTTACCTTTTTGGTTAGTTTTGGTATTCAGCTATTAATGTATATCTCTCTTGTAGTATTGCCTTTGTCTTTATTTCAAGAAAAAGGTTTTGAATGGGCGGTAAAATACAACCCAATGGCTTATATTATTGAAACAGGTAGATTTATGTTGTTAAATGAAGGTAGTATATCCTTATTTGGAATTGTTTATACTGTTGTGATAACTTTAGTTACATTGTTATTAGGTGTTTTAATTTTTAACAAAACTGAAAAAAGTTTTATCGATACTATTTAATCATGAAATCTAACGAAGTAATTTTAAAAGTAGAAAACCTAAGTAAACAATATCGATTAGGAGTTGTGGGTACTGGTACCATTAGTCATGATTTAAATAGATGGTGGCATAAAATAAGAGGAAAAGAAGATCCTTTTTTAAAAATAGGAGAATCTAATAATAGAGCTACAAAGGCAAAATCTGATTATGTTTGGTCTTTAAAAGATATAAATTTTGAAGTTAAAAAAGGAGATATTTTAGGAATTATAGGAAAAAATGGAGCAGGAAAATCTACGTTACTTAAAATCTTATCTAAAGTAACAGGACCAACAACTGGAGTAATTAAGTCAAATGGAAGAATCGCTTCTTTGTTAGAGGTTGGTACGGGGTTTCATCCAGAAATGACGGGTAAAGAAAATGTTTTTTTAAACGGAGCAATTCTTGGAATGACTAAAAAAGAAATTGCTCTTAAATTAGATGAAATAATTGAATTTTCTGGTTGTGAGCGCTATGTAGATACTCCTGTAAAACGATATTCTAGTGGGATGAAAGTTCGTTTAGCGTTTGCTGTTGCAGCCTTTTTAGAGCCAGATATTTTAATTGTAGATGAGGTTTTAGCTGTTGGTGATGATGAGTTTCAAAAGAAAGCAATTGGTAAGATGCAAGATATTTCTAGCCAAGGAGGAAGAACGGTTTTATTTGTTAGTCATGATATGGCAGCAATAAAAAACCTTTGTACTAGAACTATTTTATTAGAAAATGGAGAAATTTCTTTTGACGGTAGTGTTAAAGATGCTTTAAAGAAATATTTAGCATTAAATAAAGAATCTATTATAAATGAATCTTTAGGTATTTATAATCTAAGAAAACATATCGACAAAAAAGATGAATTCGGAATTTTAGAAGCAAAATTATTTTGTGATGGTAAATTAACAGATACGATATACAGTGGTGCAAAGTTTGAACTTGAAATAACTTATAAGGCAGCCAGAGTTTTTTTAGGAGGCGAATTAGGAATAGGTATTCAGGATAATTTACACAACTCTTTTTTGAGATTAAATAATAAACATCTGGGGAAAAGTATATCTATTAAAGAGGGAGATGGAAAAGGAAGAATTGTTATAGAAGATTTTCCTATTTATATAGATGATACGTTTTCTATTAATCTATACTTTGGAGATTCTAAAGCTTATGAAATTTTGGAAAATGCAATTAACTTTAATGTTAAAACAAGGGATGTTTATGAGTCTAGCAGATTACTTGAGTTAACTCAAAATAAAATTTATCATAAAAAAATTGATATAAATACATTTGATTAATTTATGATTCCTAAAATAATACATTATTGTTGGTTTGGAAATAATGAAAAACCTGGTTTAGTAAAAGATTGTATTGAGTCTTGGAAAACACATTTGCCAGATTATGAAATAAAAGAATGGAATGAAACCAATTCTAAATTAGACTCTAAGTTTGTTAAAAAAGCTTACAAATTAAAAAAATGGGCATTTGTTTCAGATTATGTAAGATTGCAAAAAGTATATGAATATGGTGGTATTTATTTAGATACAGATATGTTACTAGTAAAAAACTTAGATGAACTTTTAAAGAATAAAATGTTTATAGGAATTGAAGATGAATCTACAATTAATGCAGCAATTTTTGGAGCCACTATAAAACATCCATTTGTTTATAAAATTTTAGAAAAGTATAGTAATTTGAAAATTGGAGGTTTTGTTAATTTATTTTCTATTGCCATTCCTAAAATAATAACAGAGATATTTAAAAAAACATATAATTATAATGATCTTTTTTTATCTAAAATAGAAAAAGAGGATATTGTTATTTTTCCTATAGAATATTTTTATGCCTTACCTTCTAATAAGTCATCAGATAAAGTTAATTATAGAAATTACCTAACAAAAAATAGTTATGCTGTACATCTTTGGAATGCGTCTTGGGTAGATTTTAATGAATTTCAGTATATAAGGGCAAGAAAGTATGGTAGAGGTTTTGTTGAATTAGTAAAAAATGTAAATCACGAACAAAATATAAATTATAAATATTTAAGAAAGATATTATCTGCTATAAAAGAATCTGTTTTAAAACCTAAACAATAAATTAATAATGAAAGAAAAAGCAACAATAGGTTTTTTAACCAGTTTAGATCCAAAAGATAAAAGAGCATGGTCTGGCACTCAGTTTAGAATGTTAACAGCTTTGGAAAAAGAATTTGAAGAAGTGGTTGTTTTAGGGCCAATACCAAGACCGCGAATTACTGCAGGAATAATAGCGCGTATCGATAAGTTTACGCAATTAATTTTAAAAAAAAAATACAATAGAGAGCAGAATATTTTAAAGAGTATTTATTACTATACTTTTGTGAAAAAGAAAATAAAAAACGCTAATATAGATCTTATTTTCTCTTCTTCTGCAGGTCCTGAAATTGCTTTTATACAGACAAAAACACCAATTTGTTATTTAGCAGATGCGTCATTTGATCAATTATTGGGATATTATCCAAATTATTCAAAATTTGCTTCGTTTTCTATTAGAGAATCTAGGTTTGTTATGAAAAAGGCAATTAATAACTCTCATAGTTATGTGTTTCCTTCTGAATGGGCAACAGATTTTGCTATTAAAAAATACAATTTAAAAAAAGAAAATGCACACGTAGTAAAATTTGGAGCTAATATGGATTACGTTCCTGATGTAGCTAGAATTTTAAATAAATCCTATGATTCGGAAATTCAGATGCTTTTTTTAGGTAGAGATTGGGAAAGAAAAGGAGGAGATATTGCTTTTGATACCTTAAAAAGACTTGTAGAAAAAGGACTTAATATAAAGCTAACTGTTTGTGGATGTGTTCCTCCTGTTCAGCATGCTAATATGAAGGTCATCCCTTTTTTAAATAAAAATTCAGACAAAGAAATGGCTCAGTTTCATGAGTTACTTTATCAAAGCCATTTGTTATTTGTGCCTACAAGATCTGAGTGTTATGGTATTGTTTTTTGTGAAGCAGCAGCATTTGGAATTCCTGTTATAACCACTGATACAGGAGGAGTAAGTACTATTGTTAAAAATGGCGTTAATGGTTATGCTTTGCCATACAATGCTACCTCATTAGAGTATGCAAATCAAATAGAAAAATTGCTGGCAGACAAAAATAGCATAAAACAGTTGGTTAAAAATTCTTTAGAAAAATTTAAAAAAGAATTAAATTGGAATGTTTGGGGTAAGGAAATGAGAGCAATTATGGCTGAAACCATTAGAAAAAATAAAAAATAGTTTATGAAAATCCTATTTGTATGCCTCCAATATATCCATGCAGCTAGGTGGATCAATCAATTAAAAGATACAGAACATAAAGTTTATGTGTTCGATTGTTTAGATAGACCTATTCATAAAGATTTATTATGGACGAATTATATTACTGGTTGGAGTAAAAGAAAAGTACCTTATTTAAAGGGCGAATTTTTTCTTGAAAAAAAAGTGCCTAGTGTTTTTAATAAAATAGAACCTTATTTAAAAGTTACCGCATCAGAAAAACTAGAAGATTTAATTAAAGAAATAAAACCAGATTTGGTACATTCTTTAGAAATGCAATCGCAAACGTATCCTTTATTAAAAGTTAGAAAAAAACTGAATTTTAAATGGGCTTATTTTTCTTGGGGTAGTGATTTGTATTTATATCAAAACGAGAAAAAACACCAACAAAAGATAAAACAAGTCCTTTTTAATTTGAATTATCTATTTGTTGATAATCAGAGAGATATTTATATAGCAAAAGATTTAGGCTTTAAAAATAAGGTTGCAGGTGTTTTTCCGGGAGGTGGCGGTTATCAATTAGAAAAAATAAATGAAATTGTTGCAGAAACATCCAAAGAAAACTTAATTATTATTAAAGGATATCATCATTGGGCAGGTAGAGCTTTGGTGGTGTTAAAAGCCTTAGAGCTAATAAAAAGTGATTTAATAGATTGTAAAATTTTGGTTTATTCTGCACACGATAATGTTATCAACAAAATTGTAGAAATGAATGCTAATGGATGGAATATAGAATATATCAGTAGAAAAAAAGAAGTAAGTCAAAACGAATTATTAAAGTTATTTGCAAAGGCAAAAATAGCAATTGGTAATAATATTTCAGACGGAATACCAAATACACTTTTAGAAGCGATTATCTTAGGAGCTTTCCCAATCCAATCCAATCCTGGTGGTGCCAGTGAAGATTATATTTCTGATGGTAAAAATGGATTTTTAATTCAGAATCCAGAAGATGCTGTCGAAATTTCTAAATTGATATCTAAAGCTTTAAAAAGTGATGAGTTATTAGAAAAAGCTTTTTTAATGAATCAAGAAATTGCAAAGAAATTAGCATACAAAGAAATTCGAAACCGTGTTTTAGACGCTTATGCTACCATAGAAAATAATATTTAAGATTATAAAATGAGTTCAAAAACAGTATTATTTATTGTAAACAATAGTAAAATAGACTTAAATTCTAGCGGAGGTGCATCTGTATATTTTAGTCATGTAGATTTGTTGCATTCGTTGGGGTATAAAATTATATTATTAGCTACACAATGGAATGATGTAAGTGTTTTTAATACTGATGATTATAATGATGTTAGAGAAAAGTTAGATACTATTATATCTTATTCAGTGGTTAAACAACAACCTAATAAAGGAATAAAGCGTTTAAGTGATGCTATTTTTAATCCGACAAAGTTTGAATATTATTTTATCAATAAAGAAAATAATAACTTTATCGAAAAAACTATTTTAGATTATAAAATCGATTTTATTTGGGCAGAATGGAGATGGAATGCAATTATGGTTGCTGCATTTAATTTAAAAACACCAAGTATTTATAGTCACCATGATTGGGAATATAAGTTGGCGAAATTAAGAACTCCGAATCAGAATTTAAACAAACGTTTTCATACTTTTCAGAAAAAACGAGTTGAAATAAATTTAATAAAAAATGTAGCAGGTGTTGTTTCTGGTTCTTATACAGAAACAAATGAGGTTTTAGAACATCAAAAAAAGGCGCTTTATTTACCAACTACTTATATCAATATAGAATCGGAATTAAAACCCAATAAATCTCCAAGAATTGTACATCTTGGTGGCATGGGAACTACCGCAAATAGAATTGGTTTAGAAAGATTTTTGACTGTATGTTGGGATACAATTAAAACAGCAATACCAACTATAGAACTAGTTATTATAGGGAAGTTAAAAGGAGCATCAGAAAAACTATTGAATTTAATAAATTCTGATAAAGATATTATTTCCTTAGGGTTTGTTAAAGAATTAGACAACGTTCTTTTACCAGGAGACTTTCATATTATTCCATGGGAATTTAATACAGGAACAAGAACAAGAGTCCCTGTCGTTTTTAATCATAAGCAAGTTTTAGTTTCCACAAAAGCGGCGGTAGAATGTTATCCGGAGGTAACCGATAAAAATGCTATTTTATGTGACAATTTAACAGATATGGGTCATAAAATTATAGAATTATATAACGCAAATGATAAGGGGATGAAAATAGCATTGGAAGGAAAACAACTATTTAAAAATCATTTTACAACCGCTTCTCAAAAAGAAAATTTAAGCACATTTTTACAAAAAATCAAATGAAAGAAACATTTATAATTGCAGAAATTGCACAGGCACATGATGGGAGTTTAGGTTTGGCACATTCGTATATAGATGCGGTTGCTAAGACAGGTTGTAATGCTATTAAATTTCAAACACATATTGCAGCTGCAGAAAGTAGTAGTGAAGAACCTTTTCGTGTAAATTTTTCTTATGAGGATAAAACTCGTTATGATTATTGGAAAAGAATGGAATTTACTTTAGAGCAATGGAAAGAGATTAAAGCACATTGTACTAAAGTTGGTTTAGAGTTTATAAGTTCTCCGTTTAGTAATACAGCGGTAGATTTGTTAGAGGAAGTTGGCGTAGAGCGTTATAAAATAGGTTCTGGAGAGGTAAATAATTTCGTTTTGTTAGAAAAGATTATTCAGACAGGGAAACCTATTATTATTTCTTCGGGAATGAGTTCTTATGAAGAGTTGGATAAAACGGTGGCATTTTTAAAAAGTAGAAATGCTAAGTATTCTATTTTACAATGTACAACGGCATACCCAACAGCTCCAAAACAGTTTGGTTTTAATGTACTTAAAGAATTAAAAGATAGGTATGGTGTTTCGGTTGGTTTTTCAGACCATTCATCATCTATAGAAGCAAGTATTGCAGCTGTAGCTCTGGGGGCTGATATTTTAGAGTTTCACGTAGTTTTTAATAAAGAAATGTTTGGGCCAGATGCTAAAGCTTCTTTAAACTTTAAGGAAACAGAACAATTAGTAAAAGCGGTTAGAAATATAAAGGAGGCTTTAAATAATCCAATAGATAAAAACGAAAACTCAAATTTTAATGAGCTGAAACAAATTTTCGAAAAATCTTTAGCTGTTAATAAGAAATTACCGAAAGGACATTTGATAACTTTTTCTGACCTTGAAACCAAAAAACCAAAGGGATTTGGTATTTTAGCAAGTGATTATAAAGAGATAATTGGAAAAGAGTTAAATAAAGATCTTAATCAATGGGATTTTTTAAATTTTAGCGATTTAAAAGAATAATATGTCAAAAAGAAAAATTTGTGTTGTGGTTACGGCAAGACCTTCTTACAGTAGAATTAAAACAGCACTTACGGCTATAAAAAATCATTCTAAGTTAGAATTACAACTAGTTATTGCGGGTTCTGCCTTATTAGGTAGATACGGTAATGCCGTAGATGTGATAGAAAAAGATGGTTTTCATATTAATGAAAAAGTATTTATGGTTTTGGAGGGAGAAAACCCAACAGCTATGGCTAAAACGACTGGTTTAGGCGTTATGGAGCTTGCCAATGTTTTTTATAATTTAAAACCAGATGCAGTAATTACCATTGCAGATCGATTTGAAACTATTGCAACTTCAATTGCGGCTGCTTATCAAAACATCCCTTTAATTCACATACAGGGTGGAGAGGTAACTGGTAATATTGATGAAAAAGTGAGACATGCAAATACAAAGCTAGCAGATATTCATTTGGTAGCTTCAGAAGATGCTAAAAAGCGTGTAATAAAGTTAGGCGAGAATCCTGATTATGTAATAAACACAGGTTGTCCATCTATAGATTTAGCAAAAGAAATTAAAGAAAAGCCTTTGTTAGATTTTAATCCCGTAGAAAAATACGGAGGAGTAGGCACTTCTTTAGAATGGAAAAAAGAAGGATATATTGTTGTAATGCAGCACCCTGTAACTACAGAATATAAAGCAGCAAAAGAAGATGTTTTAAAAACATTGCATGCGGTTGCCGAGTTAGGAATTCCTACTTTTTGGTTTTGGCCAAATGTAGACGCAGGTTCAGACGGAACATCAAGTGGAATTAGACAATTTAGAGAAATAAATAAACCTCAAAATATTCACTTCTTTAAAAATATGGAACCTCATGATTTTTTAAGTTTATTAGTGAACTCTAAATGTTTAATAGGAAATTCTAGTGTAGGTATTAGAGAATGTTCTTATTTAGGTGTGCCAGTTGTTAATCTTGGTAGCCGTCAGAATAGAAGAGAAAGAGGAGACAATGTATTGGATGTAGATTATGATAAAAACATTATAAAAGAGGCGATATTGACCCAAATTAATAATAAAAATATTACATCTTCAACTATTTATGGTGATGGAAATTCGGGTAAAAAAATAGCAGATGTATTGGCAGAAATTCCTTTATTATTTCATAAAACAATTACCTATTAATGAAAATACTAGGATTAATACCCGCAAGAGGAGGATCTAAAGGAGTACCTGGGAAAAATATAAAATTACTTGGCGGAAAACCTTTATTGCAATATACATCAGAAATAGCTTTGGCTTCTAAGTATTTATCTAAAGTAGTTTTAAGTTCTGATGATGATGATATTATTAATGTGGCTAAAGATTTAGGCGTAGAAGTTCCTTTTAAAAGACCTTCTAATTTAGCTGAAGATGCATCGCCAACTTTACCGGTTATAAAGCATGTATTACAGTTTTATAAAGATAAAGGAGAGTATTTTGAGGCCGTTTGTTTATTACAAGTTACAAGTCCTTTTAGAACTCTAGACTTTTTAGATGAAACCATAGAAAAGTTTATAGTTAAAGGTACAGATTCTTTAGTTTCGGTACAAGAAGTTCCGCATGAGTATAATCCGCATTGGACCTTTAAAACAAATGATGAAGGGAATTTGAAAATAGCTACAGGAGAAAAAAATATAATTCCGAGGAGACAAGAATTACCAACAGCATATCATAGAGATGGAAGTGTATATATTACAAAAACCAAGGTTTTAGAAGAACAAAACTCTTTGTACGGAGATAGTGTGGCTTTTATAGTGACCCCAAAAGAAAATTATGTAAATATAGATACTTTAAAAGATTGGAAAAAGGCAGAGAATATGATAAAGAATAAGTCGCTTTAAAATGAAAATAGTAGTTAAAAAAGCAATTAATACGCATGTAACCGTTTCTAATAAAAAGTTTAAATACACTTTTTTTAAACCTAAAAAAGATTTAAAAGGGAGTAGACATTTAAGCTGTAAAACAGATCGTTTTATTATTTTATTAATTTCTTCGGACAATAAAAAAAAGCAATTTAAGAAGTTTATTTCTAATATTATTTTAGGGAAAGGACAAATTTTAAAATCGAATTTATCCAATTTAGACGGAATTTTTCAGGTTTTTGTACATGATAAAAAGGAAAACAAAACACAAGTAGTGTCTGACGCTTTAGGTATTGGTTCTTTTTACTATTTAAAAAAAGATGATAATTCTTTTGTCTTTTTCGAAAACTTTAATAATGCGGAAAAGCTAAATACAACATTAACA is a genomic window containing:
- a CDS encoding ABC transporter ATP-binding protein translates to MKSNEVILKVENLSKQYRLGVVGTGTISHDLNRWWHKIRGKEDPFLKIGESNNRATKAKSDYVWSLKDINFEVKKGDILGIIGKNGAGKSTLLKILSKVTGPTTGVIKSNGRIASLLEVGTGFHPEMTGKENVFLNGAILGMTKKEIALKLDEIIEFSGCERYVDTPVKRYSSGMKVRLAFAVAAFLEPDILIVDEVLAVGDDEFQKKAIGKMQDISSQGGRTVLFVSHDMAAIKNLCTRTILLENGEISFDGSVKDALKKYLALNKESIINESLGIYNLRKHIDKKDEFGILEAKLFCDGKLTDTIYSGAKFELEITYKAARVFLGGELGIGIQDNLHNSFLRLNNKHLGKSISIKEGDGKGRIVIEDFPIYIDDTFSINLYFGDSKAYEILENAINFNVKTRDVYESSRLLELTQNKIYHKKIDINTFD
- a CDS encoding glycosyltransferase; this encodes MIPKIIHYCWFGNNEKPGLVKDCIESWKTHLPDYEIKEWNETNSKLDSKFVKKAYKLKKWAFVSDYVRLQKVYEYGGIYLDTDMLLVKNLDELLKNKMFIGIEDESTINAAIFGATIKHPFVYKILEKYSNLKIGGFVNLFSIAIPKIITEIFKKTYNYNDLFLSKIEKEDIVIFPIEYFYALPSNKSSDKVNYRNYLTKNSYAVHLWNASWVDFNEFQYIRARKYGRGFVELVKNVNHEQNINYKYLRKILSAIKESVLKPKQ
- a CDS encoding glycosyltransferase family 4 protein, which codes for MKEKATIGFLTSLDPKDKRAWSGTQFRMLTALEKEFEEVVVLGPIPRPRITAGIIARIDKFTQLILKKKYNREQNILKSIYYYTFVKKKIKNANIDLIFSSSAGPEIAFIQTKTPICYLADASFDQLLGYYPNYSKFASFSIRESRFVMKKAINNSHSYVFPSEWATDFAIKKYNLKKENAHVVKFGANMDYVPDVARILNKSYDSEIQMLFLGRDWERKGGDIAFDTLKRLVEKGLNIKLTVCGCVPPVQHANMKVIPFLNKNSDKEMAQFHELLYQSHLLFVPTRSECYGIVFCEAAAFGIPVITTDTGGVSTIVKNGVNGYALPYNATSLEYANQIEKLLADKNSIKQLVKNSLEKFKKELNWNVWGKEMRAIMAETIRKNKK
- a CDS encoding glycosyltransferase, encoding MKILFVCLQYIHAARWINQLKDTEHKVYVFDCLDRPIHKDLLWTNYITGWSKRKVPYLKGEFFLEKKVPSVFNKIEPYLKVTASEKLEDLIKEIKPDLVHSLEMQSQTYPLLKVRKKLNFKWAYFSWGSDLYLYQNEKKHQQKIKQVLFNLNYLFVDNQRDIYIAKDLGFKNKVAGVFPGGGGYQLEKINEIVAETSKENLIIIKGYHHWAGRALVVLKALELIKSDLIDCKILVYSAHDNVINKIVEMNANGWNIEYISRKKEVSQNELLKLFAKAKIAIGNNISDGIPNTLLEAIILGAFPIQSNPGGASEDYISDGKNGFLIQNPEDAVEISKLISKALKSDELLEKAFLMNQEIAKKLAYKEIRNRVLDAYATIENNI
- a CDS encoding glycosyltransferase produces the protein MSSKTVLFIVNNSKIDLNSSGGASVYFSHVDLLHSLGYKIILLATQWNDVSVFNTDDYNDVREKLDTIISYSVVKQQPNKGIKRLSDAIFNPTKFEYYFINKENNNFIEKTILDYKIDFIWAEWRWNAIMVAAFNLKTPSIYSHHDWEYKLAKLRTPNQNLNKRFHTFQKKRVEINLIKNVAGVVSGSYTETNEVLEHQKKALYLPTTYINIESELKPNKSPRIVHLGGMGTTANRIGLERFLTVCWDTIKTAIPTIELVIIGKLKGASEKLLNLINSDKDIISLGFVKELDNVLLPGDFHIIPWEFNTGTRTRVPVVFNHKQVLVSTKAAVECYPEVTDKNAILCDNLTDMGHKIIELYNANDKGMKIALEGKQLFKNHFTTASQKENLSTFLQKIK
- a CDS encoding N-acetylneuraminate synthase family protein gives rise to the protein MKETFIIAEIAQAHDGSLGLAHSYIDAVAKTGCNAIKFQTHIAAAESSSEEPFRVNFSYEDKTRYDYWKRMEFTLEQWKEIKAHCTKVGLEFISSPFSNTAVDLLEEVGVERYKIGSGEVNNFVLLEKIIQTGKPIIISSGMSSYEELDKTVAFLKSRNAKYSILQCTTAYPTAPKQFGFNVLKELKDRYGVSVGFSDHSSSIEASIAAVALGADILEFHVVFNKEMFGPDAKASLNFKETEQLVKAVRNIKEALNNPIDKNENSNFNELKQIFEKSLAVNKKLPKGHLITFSDLETKKPKGFGILASDYKEIIGKELNKDLNQWDFLNFSDLKE
- the neuC gene encoding UDP-N-acetylglucosamine 2-epimerase, with the translated sequence MSKRKICVVVTARPSYSRIKTALTAIKNHSKLELQLVIAGSALLGRYGNAVDVIEKDGFHINEKVFMVLEGENPTAMAKTTGLGVMELANVFYNLKPDAVITIADRFETIATSIAAAYQNIPLIHIQGGEVTGNIDEKVRHANTKLADIHLVASEDAKKRVIKLGENPDYVINTGCPSIDLAKEIKEKPLLDFNPVEKYGGVGTSLEWKKEGYIVVMQHPVTTEYKAAKEDVLKTLHAVAELGIPTFWFWPNVDAGSDGTSSGIRQFREINKPQNIHFFKNMEPHDFLSLLVNSKCLIGNSSVGIRECSYLGVPVVNLGSRQNRRERGDNVLDVDYDKNIIKEAILTQINNKNITSSTIYGDGNSGKKIADVLAEIPLLFHKTITY
- a CDS encoding acylneuraminate cytidylyltransferase family protein; translation: MKILGLIPARGGSKGVPGKNIKLLGGKPLLQYTSEIALASKYLSKVVLSSDDDDIINVAKDLGVEVPFKRPSNLAEDASPTLPVIKHVLQFYKDKGEYFEAVCLLQVTSPFRTLDFLDETIEKFIVKGTDSLVSVQEVPHEYNPHWTFKTNDEGNLKIATGEKNIIPRRQELPTAYHRDGSVYITKTKVLEEQNSLYGDSVAFIVTPKENYVNIDTLKDWKKAENMIKNKSL